A single region of the Sorghum bicolor cultivar BTx623 chromosome 9, Sorghum_bicolor_NCBIv3, whole genome shotgun sequence genome encodes:
- the LOC8061309 gene encoding protein NRT1/ PTR FAMILY 2.7, with translation METNVPEEKRTSASRQGLHVDHESLQQPQSDHRRKGGWITFPFLGAAMMGLGVAMSGVLSNLVVYLIKEYNVPSVDAAQISNIVAGCLSLAPVAGAVVADAFFGCYPIVAISMAFSVLSSVVFTLTASLRGLRPAPCHLGAGSPCEPASAGQMAALYAGVFLMCVSAAGSRFNQATMGADQFDSAADRDVLFNWFFVFLYASSVVGSTVIVYVQDTVSWTLGFGISAASSVVGLVALLLGTRYYRRSAVRGSPFTGLAQVAVAAARKWKVNVPTSGELKFYHGRPRRGDADDKAGNGDTDLAPSDSFSFLNRAALITDGDTVAAVDGSTVIRPWRVCTVQQVEDLKTVLRILPLWSAAIVLSVAIGVQINFTILQALVMDRAVGRFVIPAGSMIVGTLVAVVVSLGLLDRVLLPLWRRLVRHDPTPLQRIGAGHVITIVSMAASAVIERQRLATVHARGEEGNPAWVSPLSAMWLVLPFALSGFGEALHFPGQVTLYYQEFPPSLKNTATGMVAMIVALGFYLSTALIGIVRRATAWLPDNMNASRLENLYWLLAGLVSFNFGYYMLCARLYKYQNVGK, from the exons ATGGAAACAAACGTGCCGGAAGAAAAAAGGACCAGTGCCTCTCGCCAAGGCCTTCACGTCGATCACGAGTCCCTGCAGCAGCCGCAGAGCGATCACAGGAGGAAGGGTGGATGGATCACCTTCCCTTTCCTCGGAG CGGCTATGATGGGTCTGGGTGTGGCGATGAGCGGCGTGCTGAGCAACCTAGTGGTCTACCTGATCAAGGAGTACAACGTGCCGAGCGTGGACGCAGCTCAGATCTCCAACATCGTCGCCGGCTGCCTCAGCTTGGCCCCTGTGGCTGGAGCCGTCGTCGCCGATGCCTTCTTCGGCTGCTACCCTATCGTTGCCATCTCCATGGCCTTCTCCGTCCTG TCCTCGGTTGTCTTCACCCTCACGGCAAGCCTGCGCGGCCTCCGCCCAGCGCCGTGTCATCTCGGCGCCGGCAGCCCCTGCGAGCCCGCATCGGCCGGGCAGATGGCTGCGTTGTACGCCGGGGTGTTCCTGATGTGCGTGAGCGCCGCGGGCTCGCGGTTCAACCAGGCGACCATGGGCGCCGACCAGTTCGACTCCGCCGCCGACCGCGACGTGCTCTTCAACTGGTTCTTCGTCTTCCTCTACGCGTCCTCCGTGGTCGGCTCCACGGTCATCGTCTACGTCCAGGACACGGTGTCGTGGACGCTGGGGTTCGGCATCTCCGCTGCCTCCAGCGTGGTCGGCCTCGTGGCGTTGCTCCTCGGCACGCGGTACTACCGCCGGTCAGCCGTGCGGGGCAGCCCGTTCACTGGGCTCGCTCAGGTGGCCGTCGCCGCCGCAAGGAAGTGGAAGGTCAACGTGCCGACGTCTGGGGAATTGAAGTTTTACCACGGCCGACCACGGCGAGGTGACGCCGACGACAAAGCTGGTAATGGCGACACTGACCTTGCCCCAAGCGACAGCTTTAG TTTCCTGAACCGCGCCGCACTGATCACGGACGGTGACACCGTAGCTGCCGTGGACGGGTCGACGGTGATCCGGCCGTGGCGTGTGTGCACGGTGCAGCAAGTGGAGGATTTGAAGACGGTGCTCCGCATCCTGCCGCTGTGGAGCGCCGCCATCGTGCTAAGCGTGGCCATCGGCGTACAGATCAACTTCACGATCCTGCAGGCGCTCGTCATGGACCGCGCCGTGGGCCGCTTCGTCATACCGGCGGGCTCCATGATCGTCGGCAccctcgtcgccgtcgtcgtctccCTCGGCCTCCTTGACCGTGTCCTCCTCCCTCTGTGGCGGCGCCTCGTAAGGCACGACCCGACGCCACTGCAGCGCATCGGCGCGGGCCACGTGATCACCATCGTCAGCATGGCCGCGTCCGCCGTCATCGAGCGCCAGCGCCTGGCCACCGTGCACGCGCGCGGCGAGGAGGGCAACCCAGCGTGGGTGTCGCCGCTGTCGGCCATGTGGCTGGTCCTGCCGTTTGCTCTGTCGGGGTTCGGCGAGGCTCTGCACTTCCCAGGGCAGGTGACGCTGTACTACCAGGAGTTTCCCCCTTCGCTCAAGAACACGGCCACAGGCATGGTAGCCATGATCGTCGCGCTCGGGTTCTACCTTAGCACGGCGCTCATCGGCATTgtccggcgcgccacggcgtggCTGCCGGACAACATGAACGCGTCCAGGCTGGAGAACCTCTACTGGCTTCTCGCCGGCCTGGTGTCTTTCAACTTCGGCTACTACATGTTGTGTGCCAGGTTGTACAAGTACCAGAACGTCGGCAAGTAA
- the LOC8061311 gene encoding putative disease resistance protein RGA3, which yields MANSWRIAAAGWIITVLGWYLSPIISLLLNKILSNIGFDASRKLRELEIHTIAEMKQVLRDIEEQRMQRKARKERSAVSTLDLLAKDVKSALYQGEDTLDLIDYYQIEKNIIGDGDSEPRCSSWLNWLFQCLSKAIRACVTCCKGSWLGRFLCTTRSALQFLALRLYPTVRCIQATLHRSAVLLPVSRVPAVSFMRRLHCWYKSILTWSTNVIEIACLYRDWSYDVIVGITYYQVDGIAVDSFMPTIARWHLRKRIEELENVVTDARKCPLLKQQSSSGWNDIGKMNRRSITSSTTRKVFGRDRERRMIQSMLREEPDDHAPGTSSSKCYSVICIHGIAGSGKTTLAQYVCDHENENREKYFNPIMLIHVSETFRVNDILHDTLEAITEDRHSDISGCKGLQAKLVDKLSGKRFLLVLDDLWVNDENHQDLEEILSPFNVGKRGSRILVTARNKEAALGANNLISISDLDEEQYFSMFMHYALDSTIFDDRKYIPIGRKIAKKLHRSPIAAVTVAGQLWRNPDISFWETAAKLDLLNKTKGALWWSYQQLDVDVRRCFEYCNIFPRRYELERDTLVHMWIAQGFVKTINAREQEDVEDVGQDYFHDLHSCAFLQLKRKTSSDIDSGEYFTVHDLLHDLAESVAGSDCVRINRGVIGKIPKYVRHLCIESYNEEAFPEQILELRNLSTLIMCYSVKKISQDDFKCVLMRLKKLRVVQLDVQWLGRIPACIGELRHLRYLGISTPPPCNMTLPTEVTKLYHLQVLSVPPNTLLHCSSEEKMSNLINLRHMLTWYGLNFPNIGRLTSLQSLYHFYVKNEKGYEIQQLEHLNNLRGKLFIESLENVRSKEEALQARLADKVHLTELTLQWGGIDEISRRKQSAIEEIRKVFFSPVTPVNVSEWRTRHQRCPPELQEEVLEALHPPSQITSLCIRNYDGQRYPRWLSGEQDTRDLNSTDISHLQYLMFWDCNGSSIPPKIGKFFVHIFRLTVTGCSWTSLPDNLDHLESLKELNIQECPNIESLPQLPRFLKTLVLSQCNRSLTDSCRTKGHPNWQKIRHITEKIIS from the exons ATGGCAAATTCTTGGAGGATTGCAGCGGCGGGGTGGATCATAACCGTATTAGGGTGGTATCTGTCGCCCATCATCAGCTTGCTCCTAAACAAGATCCTTTCCAACATCGGCTTTGATGCCTCGCGAAAGCTTCGCGAGCTGGAGATTCACACTATCGCAGAAATGAAGCAGGTGTTGAGGGACATAGAGGAGCAGAGGATGCAGAGAAAAGCGAGAAAAGAAAGATCTGCTGTGAGCACACTCGACTTACTGGCCAAGGATGTGAAGTCAGCCTTGTACCAAGGAGAAGACACTCTGGATCTCATCGATTATTACCAAATCGAGAAGAACATCATTGGCGACGGTGATTCTGAGCCACGATGCAGCAGCTGGCTCAATTGGTTGTTCCAGTGCCTCTCCAAAGCCATCAGGGCTTGTGTTACCTGTTGCAAGGGGAGTTGGTTGGGGCGATTCTTGTGCACCACCCGATCTGCTTTACAATTTTTGGCACTGAGATTGTACCCAACTGTGCGATGCATTCAGGCCACCCTACACAGATCTGCTGTGTTGCTGCCAGTTTCTCGTGTGCCCGCAGTTTCCTTCATGAGGAGGCTCCATTGCTGGTATAAGTCCATACTCACCTGGTCCACTAATGTAATTGAGATTGCCTGTTTGTACCGGGACTGGTCCTATGACGTCATTGTTGGCATCACATATTACCAG GTGGATGGCATTGCTGTAGATTCTTTCATGCCTACTATTGCGAGATGGCACTTGAGGAAAAGAATAGAGGAGCTAGAAAATGTTGTCACCGATGCGCGGAAATGTCCTCTGTTGAAGCAACAAAGCAGTAGTGGATGGAATGATATTGGCAAAATGAACAGGAGAAGCATTACATCAAGTACTACAAGGAAAGTGTTTGGTCGTGATAGGGAGCGTCGTATGATACAGAGTATGCTTCGTGAGGAACCAGATGATCACGCACCAGGCACCAGTAGCAGTAAATGTTACTCTGTGATTTGCATACATGGCATTGCAGGTTCTGGAAAGACTACACTGGCACAATATGTTTGTGACCATGAAAACGAAAATAGAGAGAAATATTTCAACCcaatcatgctcattcatgttTCTGAGACTTTCAGAGTGAATGATATACTTCATGATACGCTTGAGGCGATCACTGAAGATCGGCACTCTGATATTAGCGGTTGTAAAGGTCTGCAAGCAAAGTTGGTCGATAAATTGAGCGGCAAGCGTTTCTTATTGGTACTGGATGATCTCTGGGTCAACGATGAGAATCACCAGGACCTGGAGGAGATACTTTCTCCCTTCAATGTTGGAAAGAGAGGAAGCAGAATCCTGGTGACTGCTCGAAATAAAGAGGCAGCTTTAGGTGCTAACAACCTTATTTCAATATCTGATTTGGACGAGGAACAATACTTCTCAATGTTCATGCATTATGCATTAGACAGTACAATTTTTGATGATCGAAAATACATACCAATTGGGCGCAAGATTGCTAAAAAGCTACACAGATCACCTATTGCAGCAGTAACAGTGGCCGGGCAGCTTTGGAGAAACCCAGATATCAGTTTTTGGGAAACAGCCGCGAAACTAGACTTATTGAATAAGACAAAGGGAGCACTGTGGTGGAGCTATCAGCAACTTGATGTCGATGTCAGGCGATGTTTTGAGTACTgcaatatttttcccagaagatATGAGCTGGAACGagatactctagttcatatgtggATTGCACAGGGCTTTGTTAAGACAATCAATGCAAGAGAGCAGGAAGATGTAGAAGACGTGGGCCAGGACTACTTCCATGACTTGCATTCATGTGCATTTCTTCAACTAAAAAGGAAAACTAGTTCTGATATTGATTCCGGAGAGTACTTCACAGTTCATGATTTGTTGCATGACTTAGCAGAGTCTGTTGCTGGCAGTGATTGTGTTAGAATTAACAGAGGTGTCATAGGAAAAATTCCTAAATATGTCCGGCATCTTTGCATTGAGTCCTACAATGAAGAAGCATTCCCAGAGCAAATTCTGGAGTTGCGAAACTTGAGCACTCTAATAATGTGTTATTCTGTCAAGAAGATCAGTCAAGATGATTTTAAGTGTGTGCTCATGCGTCTAAAGAAGCTGCGGGTCGTGCAGTTGGATGTCCAATGGTTGGGAAGGATCCCAGCATGCATAGGTGAACTAAGACATTTGCGGTACCTTGGTATTTCTACACCCCCTCCCTGCAACATGACTTTGCCAACTGAAGTTACCAAGCTTTATCATCTCCAGGTGCTCTCTGTGCCACCTAACACCCTTTTGCACTGTTCTTCCGAGGAAAAAATGTCCAACCTTATCAATTTGCGGCACATGCTCACATGGTATGGCTTGAACTTTCCTAACATAGGGAGGTTGACATCACTCCAATCTCTGTATCACTTCTATGTTAAAAATGAAAAGGGATATGAAATACAACAGCTGGAACACCTAAACAACCTTCGCGGAAAGCTGTTTATTGAATCCCTCGAAAATGTTCGGAGCAAGGAGGAAGCTCTTCAAGCCAGGCTAGCTGACAAGGTACATTTAACAGAGCTGACACTGCAGTGGGGTGGTATTGATGAAATCTCCAGAAGGAAACAAAGCGCAATAGAGGAAATCAGAAAGGTATTCTTTTCTCCTGTGACACCTGTGAACGTGTCAGAATGGAGAACTCGCCATCAGAGATGCCCCCCAGAACTTCaagaggaggtacttgaggcaCTCCATCCACCATCCCAGATCACATCACTTTGCATCAGAAACTATGATGGTCAGAGATACCCACGTTGGTTGTCAGGGGAACAGGACACTCGAGATTTGAACAGCACAGATATTtcccacttgcaatatcttatGTTCTGGGATTGCAATGGTTCAAGTATTCCCCCCAAGATTGGTAAGTTTTTCGTTCATATCTTTAGGCTCACAGTTACAGGCTGCAGTTGGACCTCTTTGCCAGATAACTTGGACCATCTGGAATCACTAAAGGAACTGAACATCCAGGAGTGCCCAAACATTGAGTCACTGCCGCAACTACCCCGCTTCCTCAAGACGCTTGTACTTTCTCAATGCAACCGCTCTCTTACAGATAGCTGTCGGACCAAAGGGCACCCAAATTGGCAAAAGATAAGACATATCACTGAGAAAATAATTTCTTAG